A part of Arachis hypogaea cultivar Tifrunner chromosome 12, arahy.Tifrunner.gnm2.J5K5, whole genome shotgun sequence genomic DNA contains:
- the LOC112727272 gene encoding uncharacterized protein, which produces MLEPVQFCVGTSSLVVPGPVGYRSQGEVQVNNARPNILQMQPLPYNIRKGELQTANFRSRSSRVKCSAVLDARCAAASATQTLVRRSRTTTISPEKVKSPKLDDNGPGLPPRDNDGNGGNGGGGGGKFSGGLILLGILGILDILKDIECEWLRNRKHRRFLQA; this is translated from the exons ATGCTGGAACCAGTTCAATTTTGTGTCGGCACTTCGTCTCTAGTAGTACCAGGGCCAG TTGGATATAGAAGTCAGGGTGAAGTGCAGGTCAATAATGCTCGACCTAACATACTTCAGATGCAGCCCTTACCATATAACATTAGAAAAGGAGAACTTCAGACTGCTAATTTTCGAAGCCGTTCATCTCGTGTTAAATGTTCTGCTGTTTTG GATGCTAGATGTGCTGCTGCTAGTGCAACACAAACCTTGGTACGTCGTTCTCGAACAACTACTATTTCTCCTG AGAAAGTGAAGTCCCCTAAACTTGATGACAATGGCCCGGGGTTGCCCCCTCGAGATAATGATGGAAACGGTGGTAATGGAGGTGGAGGTGGTGGTAAGTTTTCCGGTGGACTTATTCTTTTGGGTATTCTTGGGATCCTGGACATTCTAAAGGATATAGAGTGTGAATGGCTCCGCAACCGTAAGCATAGGAGATTTCTTCAAGCATGA